One genomic segment of Virgibacillus doumboii includes these proteins:
- a CDS encoding YjbA family protein gives MLYLHDVWVNWFEGEENGYSVCHYHEWRKEDGIELLDQVPLLYISEVLYNYIENDMSDLPKSLLDMIYKRAYVRKGHERTVLDFACVVTDGNDIIAFDTIGYQVPIRKSRLIPRQEQLVFDMIKTTKPESFKFDESAADEKEYHMLSMAPELIHGLTRRERQLKQLLMIALDQLRTANNLEELRYWLTEWDPKQYPFLRYMDKEKVWETLYEGVKYGWSNGHEELCAKMIKGQPFLERMWELEQAPEKNKSKQQ, from the coding sequence ATGTTGTATTTACACGATGTATGGGTAAATTGGTTTGAAGGTGAGGAAAACGGATACAGTGTTTGCCATTATCATGAATGGCGAAAAGAGGATGGAATTGAGTTGTTGGATCAGGTTCCATTGTTATACATATCAGAAGTGCTTTATAACTATATTGAAAATGATATGAGTGATTTGCCTAAAAGCCTGCTCGACATGATATACAAACGTGCGTATGTACGTAAAGGCCACGAGCGGACGGTGCTTGACTTCGCATGTGTTGTTACGGACGGTAATGATATCATTGCGTTTGATACAATCGGATATCAGGTTCCAATACGAAAGAGCAGATTAATCCCACGGCAGGAACAACTTGTATTTGATATGATCAAGACAACCAAACCCGAATCGTTTAAATTTGATGAAAGTGCAGCTGATGAAAAAGAATACCATATGCTCTCCATGGCCCCTGAACTTATCCATGGACTGACGCGCAGGGAACGTCAATTGAAACAGCTGCTGATGATTGCCCTTGACCAGCTGAGGACCGCCAATAACCTGGAAGAGCTTCGTTACTGGCTCACTGAATGGGATCCAAAGCAATACCCCTTCCTCAGGTATATGGACAAGGAAAAAGTATGGGAAACGTTATATGAAGGTGTCAAATACGGCTGGAGCAATGGGCACGAGGAATTGTGTGCCAAAATGATTAAGGGGCAGCCATTCCTGGAAAGAATGTGGGAATTGGAGCAGGCACCTGAGAAAAATAAATCAAAGCAGCAGTAA